One Littorina saxatilis isolate snail1 linkage group LG10, US_GU_Lsax_2.0, whole genome shotgun sequence DNA window includes the following coding sequences:
- the LOC138977869 gene encoding uncharacterized protein — protein MAYYMAYYMDYYIAYYIAYYIDHYMAYYMAYYMAYYMAYYIAYYMAYYIAYYIAYYIAYYIAYYMAYYIAYYIAYYIAYYIAYYIAYHIAYYTAYYIDHYIAYYMAYYIAYYMAYYMAYYMAYYIAYYIAYYIAYYIAYYIAYHIAYYTAYYIAYYIAYYIAYYITYYIAYYIAYYIAYYIAYYMAYYMAYYIAYYMAYYIAYYMAYYMAYYIAYYVAYYIAYYIDHYIATT, from the coding sequence ATGGCCTACTACATGGCCTACTACATGGACTACTACATAGCCTACTACATAGCCTACTACATAGACCACTACATGGCCTACTACATGGCCTACTACATGGCCTACTACATGGCCTACTACATAGCCTACTACATGGCCTACTACATAGCCTACTACATAGCCTACTACATAGCCTACTACATAGCTTACTACATGGCCTACTACATAGCCTACTACATAGCCTACTACATAGCCTACTACATAGCTTACTACATAGCCTACCACATAGCCTACTACACAGCCTACTACATAGACCACTACATAGCCTACTACATGGCCTACTACATAGCCTACTACATGGCCTACTACATGGCCTACTACATGGCCTACTACATAGCCTACTACATAGCCTACTACATAGCCTACTACATAGCTTACTACATAGCCTACCACATAGCCTACTACACAGCCTACTACATAGCCTACTACATAGCCTACTACATAGCCTACTACATAACCTACTACATAGCCTACTACATAGCCTACTACATAGCCTACTACATAGCCTACTACATGGCCTACTACATGGCCTACTACATAGCCTACTACATGGCCTACTACATAGCCTACTACATGGCCTACTACATGGCCTACTACATAGCCTACTACGTAGCCTACTACATAGCCTACTACATAGACCACTACATAGCCACCACATAG